The following proteins are co-located in the Gossypium hirsutum isolate 1008001.06 chromosome A02, Gossypium_hirsutum_v2.1, whole genome shotgun sequence genome:
- the LOC121212630 gene encoding uncharacterized protein produces the protein MTSEAGEIMEKLKEKKAEYEAIASSDSSVNLENIDNRIITEVLGPERYGRVRFQGSGVTPTQYFGSGSQQYMPSGSQAQAEVQRLRDQIAQMQANTVEQIAEVQRKYEELQQQLRAEAAEREAAAAAREAEARVMVAEQSKKYDDLQLQLQQMMHMFQQSQKPPS, from the exons atgacatccgaagctggagaaattatg gagaaactaaaggagaaaaaggcagaatatgaagcgattgcttcgagtgatagttctgttaatcttgagaacattgataacagaattatcactgaagttttgggtcctgaaaggtacggtcgggttcgatttcaaggatctggtgttaccccgacccaatattttggatccggctcccagcaatacatgccttccggaagtcaagctcaagctgaagttcagaggttaagagaccagatagctcagatgcaagcgaacacggttgagcaaattgccgaggttcaacgaaaatatgaagaactccagcaacaacttagagcggaggcagcagagagggaggcagCGGCTGCAGCGAGAGAGGCAGAGGCACGAGTGATGGTAGCAgaacagagcaaaaagtacgatgacctccagctacagcttcagcagaTGATGCATATGTTTCAACAATCGCAAAAGCCGCCgtcttag